The DNA region GTGACATCCCCTATCGAACTCCCGGCCAGTCTTACCGTGCGGGAACTGGCCGAAGCCCTGGGAGCCAGCCCCATTCAGGTGATCAAGACCTTGATGGACAACGGGGTGATGGCTTCCATCAATCAGCGGATTGACTTTGAGACGGCGGAAATCGTGGCCGCTGACCTGGGCTACGAAGTGGTCCTGGTGCAGGAAGAAGAGGAGGAAGCGCGCGAAGCCAAACCGGGAGAGTTGCCCCTTTGGCGGCGTTTGTTGCAGCAAGAGGATCCGGAAAAGATGCAACCCCGGCCTCCGGTGGTTGCCGTGTTGGGCCATGTGGATCATGGCAAGACTTCCTTGTTGGATGCCATCCGGAAGACGAATGTGGCCGCGCGCGAGGCCGGTGGGATCACCCAGCATATCGGGGCGTATCAAATCGTGCATCAGGGTCGACGGATCACCTTCCTGGATACGCCGGGCCATGCTGCTTTTACGGCAATGCGCGCGCGCGGCGCGCAGGGGGCCGATATCGTGGTGTTGGTGGTGGCCGCCGATGACGGCGTGATGCCGCAGACGCGTGAGGCCATCAACCACGCCAAAGCCGCTCAGGTGCCCATCGTGGTGGCGCTGAACAAGATCGACAAACCCAACGCCAACCCCGATCGGGTGAAGCAGCAGTTGGCCGAAGTGGGGCTGGTGCCCGACGAGTACGGCGGCGATACGATTGTGGTGCCAGTCTCGGCCAAGGAGCGCATCGGGCTGGATGACTTGCTCGAGGCCATTCTGTTGGTCGCCGACAGCGTAGATTTGAAGGCCAACCCCGAAGGGTTGGTCTTCGGTACGGTCATCGAGGCCCGTCGGGAGAAAGGGCGCGGCGTGGTGGCCACTTTGCTGGTGCAGAACGGCACCCTCAAAGTGGGCCATGTGGTGGTGGCCGGTACGGCCTACGCCAAAGTGCGGGCCATGTTCGACGATCAAGGGAAGGCCATTCGGGAAGCCGGTCCTTCCATGCCCGCGTTGATTCTGGGCTTTAGCGATGTCCCTGCGGCGGGCGAACTTTTCCGCCAGGTGAGCAACGAG from Anaerolineae bacterium includes:
- the infB gene encoding translation initiation factor IF-2, with the translated sequence MAKEQVTSPIELPASLTVRELAEALGASPIQVIKTLMDNGVMASINQRIDFETAEIVAADLGYEVVLVQEEEEEAREAKPGELPLWRRLLQQEDPEKMQPRPPVVAVLGHVDHGKTSLLDAIRKTNVAAREAGGITQHIGAYQIVHQGRRITFLDTPGHAAFTAMRARGAQGADIVVLVVAADDGVMPQTREAINHAKAAQVPIVVALNKIDKPNANPDRVKQQLAEVGLVPDEYGGDTIVVPVSAKERIGLDDLLEAILLVADSVDLKANPEGLVFGTVIEARREKGRGVVATLLVQNGTLKVGHVVVAGTAYAKVRAMFDDQGKAIREAGPSMPALILGFSDVPAAGELFRQVSNEKEARQIVEERREALKHQQQEAAKRVTLEDLFKKVQEGEVTKLYLVLKVDVYGSLEPVLNSIREVADKSEIDVEVLHADVGPITESDVNLAAASKGVVIGFNVRPDAAARRLAAAEGVSIRTYNIIYRLTEDLEKALRGMLGGEEQETLLGKAQVLAVFKVPKVGKVAGCRVLEGVLRRNALVRVRRGDEVLYEGQMSSLKHEKEDVREIRQGFECGVGIKGFQDFQEGDIIECYVRETVTPE